A single genomic interval of Lactococcus sp. S-13 harbors:
- a CDS encoding DnaD domain protein: MRAGDSFTMINRGKTSFDAEAFTLLYLPIIGTDAFALYQLMLSFSTGRISHFLEYLNIGLHPFSEALDKLSALALVRVFDDHSTLYLEVKSPLNFENFLADDFYRQLLISRIGENRVAGLAKTLEPKGKEISKKFHEIYKVNFTAESQSAKQTNQLDMGAFQSLMERQALHFSDENKDRLTLYSLAEKFELNWYELFKQAESTANADKTLNMSNLIRKLSAQSEPQPALSEFPKAFADLILISKSHEPEEFLRQIKTQAGGFVSSDERKILANLARQNLPAQVQNVLIHYILIQQKNASLSANFVNTLANDWLRNKVFTAETAVKRILERNEQAANKATQAAARTTHTGPAKIKKAAPEWSNPNYENKTSQADLVKLEQIRLDSLKKLENTKPTS, translated from the coding sequence ATGAGAGCAGGAGATTCCTTTACAATGATCAATCGGGGCAAAACCAGCTTTGATGCTGAAGCCTTTACGCTCCTTTACTTACCAATTATTGGCACGGACGCTTTCGCCCTCTATCAGCTCATGCTCAGCTTTTCGACAGGGCGAATTTCTCACTTTTTGGAGTACTTAAATATCGGCTTGCATCCTTTCTCAGAAGCCCTTGATAAACTTTCAGCCTTAGCGCTCGTGCGGGTCTTTGACGACCATAGCACCCTTTATCTGGAAGTCAAAAGTCCCCTTAACTTTGAAAATTTTCTAGCAGATGATTTCTATCGTCAACTTTTAATCTCAAGAATTGGCGAAAATCGAGTGGCTGGCTTAGCAAAAACACTAGAACCAAAAGGCAAAGAAATTTCCAAGAAATTTCACGAAATTTACAAAGTTAATTTCACCGCCGAAAGCCAGTCCGCAAAACAAACCAACCAATTGGACATGGGCGCCTTCCAAAGCCTTATGGAACGCCAAGCCCTCCATTTTAGCGATGAAAATAAAGACCGCTTGACCCTCTATTCACTCGCCGAAAAATTTGAGCTCAACTGGTACGAACTCTTCAAACAAGCTGAAAGCACCGCCAATGCAGATAAAACGCTCAACATGAGCAATCTCATCCGCAAACTCTCAGCCCAGTCCGAACCCCAACCAGCCCTCTCAGAATTTCCCAAAGCCTTTGCCGATTTGATTTTGATTAGCAAATCACACGAACCCGAAGAATTTCTTCGCCAAATCAAAACCCAAGCAGGCGGCTTTGTCAGCAGCGACGAGCGCAAGATTTTGGCAAATTTAGCCCGCCAAAACCTCCCAGCTCAAGTCCAAAACGTCCTTATTCATTACATTTTAATTCAGCAAAAAAACGCCTCACTCTCCGCCAATTTTGTCAATACATTGGCGAACGATTGGCTAAGAAACAAAGTTTTCACCGCAGAAACAGCAGTCAAACGCATCTTAGAACGTAACGAACAAGCAGCAAACAAAGCCACTCAAGCAGCGGCAAGAACCACCCACACCGGCCCAGCCAAAATCAAAAAAGCCGCGCCAGAGTGGTCAAACCCCAACTACGAAAAC
- the nrdR gene encoding transcriptional regulator NrdR — protein MKCPKCSSEDSKVVDSRQAEEAIRRRRVCESCGFRFTTFERIEEMPLLVIKKDDKREPFNREKIVRGLVRSAYKRPVSSEEIEAIVANVERKIRQLDRNEVKSDTIGEFVMEELAKIDDITYIRFASVYRSFKDVSELEALLKNITKNHQ, from the coding sequence ATGAAGTGTCCAAAATGTTCTTCTGAAGACTCAAAAGTCGTAGATTCCAGACAAGCCGAAGAAGCCATCCGGCGCAGACGCGTCTGCGAATCTTGCGGATTTCGCTTCACGACATTTGAGCGCATCGAAGAAATGCCCTTATTAGTCATCAAAAAAGATGACAAACGTGAACCATTTAACCGTGAAAAAATCGTGCGCGGCCTTGTCCGTTCAGCCTACAAACGCCCAGTTTCCAGCGAAGAAATCGAAGCCATAGTGGCCAATGTTGAACGCAAAATCCGCCAGCTCGATCGAAACGAAGTCAAATCTGACACGATTGGCGAATTTGTCATGGAAGAATTAGCAAAAATTGATGATATTACCTACATCCGTTTTGCCAGCGTCTACCGTTCATTCAAAGACGTCAGCGAATTGGAAGCCTTACTCAAAAATATCACCAAAAATCACCAATAA
- the trmB gene encoding tRNA (guanosine(46)-N7)-methyltransferase TrmB, giving the protein MRVRNRKGAGEMLAENAHIVVENPADFKGRWSERFGNHHPIHIEVGCGKGAFITGMAALHPEINYIAIDMQLSVLSYALDKAIEAGLPNVQMMLVDGASLSEYFEDGEIDQVYLNFSDPWPKGRHEKRRLTYKSFLETYEKILRSEGEIHFKTDNRGLFEYSLVSLANYGMELKKVWLDLHQDEAFAPLNVMTEYEQKFSKKGQVIYRLEAKFQPKQP; this is encoded by the coding sequence ATGCGCGTCAGAAATCGTAAAGGAGCAGGCGAAATGCTTGCTGAAAACGCACATATTGTTGTTGAAAATCCAGCCGACTTTAAAGGTCGCTGGTCAGAACGCTTTGGAAATCATCATCCGATTCATATCGAAGTCGGTTGCGGCAAAGGAGCTTTCATCACTGGCATGGCCGCTCTGCACCCAGAAATCAATTATATTGCGATTGATATGCAGCTGTCGGTCTTGTCATACGCTTTGGACAAAGCCATCGAAGCCGGTCTGCCAAATGTGCAGATGATGCTGGTTGACGGCGCTAGCCTCAGCGAATATTTTGAGGACGGGGAAATTGATCAAGTTTATCTGAATTTCTCTGATCCTTGGCCAAAAGGACGTCATGAAAAACGTCGTTTGACTTACAAATCTTTCTTGGAAACTTACGAGAAAATTTTGCGCTCAGAGGGTGAAATTCATTTTAAAACAGACAACCGTGGGCTTTTTGAGTACTCTTTAGTTTCATTGGCAAATTACGGCATGGAATTGAAAAAAGTTTGGTTGGACTTGCATCAAGATGAAGCCTTTGCCCCACTCAACGTCATGACCGAATACGAGCAAAAATTTTCTAAAAAAGGGCAAGTGATTTACCGTTTGGAAGCAAAATTTCAACCTAAACAACCCTAG
- a CDS encoding phosphotransferase family protein, with the protein MMPAHWDMTPVKGGSGNAFSGKSDEERVFIKKNGSPFLASIYLEGITPKVLWTKRTAEGDTLSAQPWIDGHTLSSEDMEDTQINHVLAHLHGSKKLVESYKKLGSQVISPEQLLEDCVKNTEALQTNHFLSQIIEEMRQQIPTLQEEEVVVVHGDVNHKNWLVDDKTGKIYLVDWDTVFLSDAMVDMAHVLSHYIKPEKWSLWLMTSGVRPHSELMKKVAWYGKLSFLRQIAEYLSRKKMKEVNQEILGLRQFCKIF; encoded by the coding sequence GTGATGCCAGCACATTGGGACATGACGCCGGTTAAAGGCGGTTCAGGAAATGCTTTTTCTGGAAAAAGTGACGAGGAACGTGTTTTTATTAAAAAAAACGGGAGTCCTTTTTTGGCGAGCATTTATCTCGAAGGCATTACGCCGAAAGTCTTATGGACGAAACGGACTGCTGAAGGAGACACCTTATCTGCTCAACCTTGGATTGATGGACATACTTTGAGTTCTGAGGACATGGAAGACACCCAAATCAATCATGTTTTGGCGCATTTACATGGGTCAAAAAAATTGGTGGAATCTTACAAGAAGTTGGGCAGTCAGGTGATTTCGCCTGAGCAACTTCTTGAGGATTGTGTGAAAAATACTGAAGCTTTGCAAACCAACCATTTCTTATCACAGATTATTGAGGAGATGCGTCAGCAGATTCCGACTTTACAAGAGGAAGAAGTGGTCGTGGTTCATGGCGATGTCAATCATAAAAATTGGCTGGTAGACGATAAAACAGGTAAAATTTATCTGGTGGATTGGGATACCGTCTTTTTGTCAGATGCGATGGTAGATATGGCGCACGTTTTGTCGCACTATATCAAGCCTGAAAAATGGAGCTTATGGCTAATGACATCGGGAGTTCGCCCCCATTCTGAGTTAATGAAAAAAGTGGCTTGGTATGGAAAGCTTTCTTTCTTGCGCCAAATTGCAGAATATTTGTCGCGGAAAAAAATGAAAGAAGTCAATCAAGAAATCTTGGGACTTCGTCAATTTTGTAAAATATTTTAA
- a CDS encoding Veg family protein yields MDNQNQEVGKIVDIRDKVNAHLGETIEITSQFGRKRENRHQVNLIEAYATHFVIENIPARGPKTTESYQYADILTQTILIHYPNA; encoded by the coding sequence ATGGATAATCAAAATCAAGAAGTTGGAAAAATCGTTGATATTCGTGATAAAGTGAACGCTCATTTGGGTGAGACGATTGAAATCACTTCACAATTTGGTCGTAAACGTGAAAATCGTCATCAAGTGAATTTGATTGAAGCCTATGCAACACATTTTGTAATTGAAAATATTCCAGCGCGTGGGCCTAAAACGACGGAATCTTATCAATATGCAGATATTTTGACACAAACTATTTTGATTCACTATCCTAACGCTTAA